A DNA window from Chryseobacterium sp. MEBOG06 contains the following coding sequences:
- a CDS encoding cold shock domain-containing protein: protein MADSFSKKENFKKKIQKQKEKALRREERKTNNNKGMDDVFMYVDEFGRLTSTPPEQRQEVNIEEIQLGAAPIIDEDPRKLGIITFHSEKGYGFITEDVTKENIFFHNNNCAEMVKKGNKVSFEKEKSPKGFSAVNIQIVK, encoded by the coding sequence ATGGCAGATTCTTTTTCTAAAAAGGAAAATTTCAAGAAAAAAATTCAAAAGCAAAAAGAAAAAGCGCTAAGACGCGAAGAACGTAAAACGAACAACAACAAGGGAATGGATGACGTGTTCATGTATGTAGATGAATTCGGAAGATTAACATCTACTCCACCTGAACAAAGACAGGAAGTGAACATTGAAGAAATTCAGTTGGGCGCAGCTCCAATCATTGACGAAGATCCGAGAAAACTGGGAATCATAACTTTCCACAGTGAAAAAGGATACGGTTTCATTACTGAAGATGTCACGAAAGAGAATATCTTCTTCCACAATAACAACTGTGCAGAAATGGTAAAAAAAGGAAACAAAGTATCTTTTGAAAAAGAAAAGTCTCCTAAAGGATTCTCTGCAGTTAACATCCAGATTGTTAAATAA
- a CDS encoding SDR family oxidoreductase encodes MSAQNVKGKVVLIAGGGKNLGGLLSRSFAAKGAKLAVHYNSESSKTESEKTLEEVKALGAEAFLFQGDLTKVENLTKFFDETVSRFGGIDIAINTVGMVLKKPFAETTEAEYDTMFNVNSKSAYFFLQEAGKKLNDNGKICTIVTSLLAAYTGLYSTYAGAKAPVEHFTRAASKEFGARGISVTAVAPGPMDTPFFYGQETEDAVAYHKSASALGGLTDIKDIAPLVEFLVTDGWWITGQTIFANGGYTTR; translated from the coding sequence ATGTCAGCACAAAATGTAAAGGGAAAAGTTGTTTTAATTGCCGGAGGCGGTAAAAATCTGGGTGGATTATTAAGCAGGAGTTTTGCAGCAAAAGGAGCAAAATTGGCAGTACACTATAATAGCGAAAGTTCAAAAACTGAGAGTGAAAAAACCCTGGAAGAAGTTAAGGCATTGGGAGCAGAAGCGTTTTTATTTCAGGGTGACCTTACAAAAGTTGAAAATCTTACGAAGTTTTTTGATGAAACAGTCTCCCGTTTTGGAGGAATCGATATTGCCATCAACACCGTAGGAATGGTATTGAAAAAGCCTTTTGCTGAAACTACAGAAGCTGAATATGACACCATGTTCAATGTGAACTCAAAGTCAGCTTACTTCTTTTTGCAGGAAGCCGGTAAAAAACTGAATGACAATGGGAAGATCTGTACAATTGTTACTTCATTATTAGCTGCTTATACAGGTTTGTATTCCACCTATGCAGGAGCAAAAGCACCGGTGGAGCATTTCACAAGAGCTGCTTCCAAAGAATTTGGGGCGAGAGGAATTTCTGTAACAGCTGTGGCACCGGGCCCAATGGATACTCCGTTCTTCTATGGACAGGAAACGGAAGATGCAGTAGCTTACCACAAATCAGCCTCAGCGTTGGGAGGTCTTACAGACATCAAAGACATTGCTCCACTGGTCGAATTTTTGGTTACTGACGGCTGGTGGATAACCGGACAGACTATTTTTGCCAACGGAGGATATACGACAAGATAA
- a CDS encoding TolC family protein, with translation MKRLNHRNIIYGIAALSLVSCAVPQVADLKKAQTLPETPVKNVGSEEFRQLNLKAYFTDAYLLELFDKVIQANPDFQIAQQRVDIANSFLQRSKMDLLPSLEVGTEISGNRYGKYTMEGVGNYDTNLSPNITEQQKINRDFTPNYWVGARSSWEIDAWGKLKNKKIAAQKKFLASTEGLRLLQVELFTDIANLYYQLVALDNRLAIYQKNYNLQQRAFEIVLAQREVGKATELAVQQFKAQNNNWLAEIEHIKVEIVTVEQAIMTLTGSYGGDVKRGKILMPTNMDVLNKTINIEAVIHSRPDVASNYYVLEASHADAKAARAAFYPKIDLGAGIGLNAFSVETLFRPSSLAGQLLGGLMVPVFNKGQLKHEFKVADKEQEIAFLNYQKSITTAFNELQSILKQTRIYEKVLKLKSEEVGFLDRGVEVSNDLYLTGYANYFELINSQKSKLTAELDLLQFRHQNTRNNVLLFKALGGKLD, from the coding sequence ATGAAAAGATTAAATCATAGAAATATAATATACGGAATTGCAGCATTGAGCTTAGTCTCATGCGCTGTTCCACAGGTTGCAGATTTGAAAAAAGCCCAGACTTTGCCAGAAACTCCTGTTAAAAATGTGGGTTCAGAAGAATTCCGGCAGCTTAATCTGAAAGCTTATTTTACAGACGCCTATTTACTTGAACTTTTTGATAAAGTGATACAGGCTAATCCGGATTTTCAGATTGCACAGCAAAGAGTAGATATTGCCAACAGTTTCCTGCAGCGCTCCAAAATGGACCTTTTGCCTTCACTGGAAGTAGGGACTGAGATATCCGGTAACCGATATGGTAAATATACCATGGAAGGAGTGGGAAACTATGATACCAATCTTTCTCCCAATATTACAGAACAACAGAAGATCAACAGAGATTTTACACCCAATTACTGGGTGGGAGCAAGAAGCAGTTGGGAAATTGATGCCTGGGGTAAGCTGAAAAATAAAAAGATCGCTGCACAAAAGAAATTTCTGGCTTCTACAGAAGGGCTGAGGCTGCTTCAGGTAGAACTTTTCACAGATATTGCCAATTTGTATTATCAGCTGGTCGCTTTAGACAATCGTCTGGCCATTTATCAGAAAAATTATAATCTTCAGCAGAGGGCATTTGAAATTGTCCTGGCACAGCGCGAAGTAGGAAAAGCTACTGAACTTGCGGTACAGCAGTTTAAAGCTCAGAACAATAACTGGCTGGCAGAAATTGAACATATCAAAGTCGAGATTGTTACCGTGGAGCAGGCAATAATGACGCTCACAGGAAGCTATGGCGGAGATGTAAAGCGTGGGAAAATACTGATGCCTACTAATATGGATGTTTTAAATAAAACCATTAATATAGAAGCCGTTATTCATTCCAGACCTGATGTAGCATCTAACTATTATGTTTTGGAAGCTTCCCACGCGGATGCAAAGGCTGCAAGAGCGGCTTTCTATCCAAAAATTGATCTGGGTGCCGGTATTGGGCTGAATGCTTTCTCCGTTGAAACATTATTCAGACCAAGTTCATTGGCAGGCCAGTTATTGGGTGGATTAATGGTTCCAGTTTTCAACAAAGGACAATTGAAGCATGAGTTCAAAGTGGCGGATAAAGAACAGGAAATTGCCTTCTTAAATTATCAGAAGAGCATTACTACTGCTTTTAATGAATTGCAGTCTATTTTAAAACAGACCAGAATCTACGAAAAGGTTTTGAAACTGAAATCTGAGGAAGTAGGTTTTCTGGATCGCGGTGTTGAAGTTTCCAATGATCTGTATCTGACAGGATATGCGAATTATTTTGAGCTGATCAATTCTCAGAAGAGCAAGCTGACTGCCGAATTGGATTTACTGCAATTCCGGCATCAGAATACCAGAAATAACGTTCTGCTGTTTAAGGCACTGGGCGGAAAACTGGACTGA
- a CDS encoding efflux RND transporter permease subunit — MVEMFIRRKVLSLVISIVFVLLGIMALLKMPITQFPDIVPPSVTVTAKYTGANAEVSANAVALPLERAINGVPGMTYMSTVTSNDGLTLIQVFFEVGTDPDVAAVNVQNRVTTILDELPEEVIRAGVTTEKEVNSMLMYLNITSTDPSQDEQFIYNFTDINVLQELKRIDGVGRAEIMGQKEYSMRVWLDPQKMAAYNISADEVIASLQKQNISAAPGKVGETSGKTSSQLQYVIKYKGKFFEPKQYEEIPIRSDVDGTILKLKDIAKVEFGAMNYGMVSKTDGRPSASIMMKQRPGSNASEVIESVKTKMEELKGSSFPPGMEYNMAYDVSRFLDASISAVLTTLIEAFILVGIVVFLFLQDWRSTLIPVLAVPVALIGTFTFMNMLDFSVNLLTLFALVLAIGIVVDNAIVVVEAVHVKMEEGMNAMDATISATKEIAGAVVAITIVMSAVFIPVAFLDGPVGVFYRQFSLTLAISIVISGVNALTLTPALCAIILKPHNHHKKKTIVDRFFKSFNIGFDRLTNGYVGILSKFATRTTVTFGLLFLFVALTFLTSKFLPTGFIPMEDQGMVYVSVTTPQGATVERTEKVLDEVTVIANKIKGVENVTTLAGYSIVTEIAGSSYGMAMINLKNWKERDISVNDLIAELSEKTKGISDAQIEIFAPPTVPGFGNTSGFELRLLDRTGGTIENTDKITKDFVKKLNEAPELKNNFTSFDATFPQYMINVDYDMAAKKGISVDNAMSTLQTMLGSYYATNFIRFSQMYKVMVQASPEHRDTPESILNLYLKNDKGEMVPFSTFITIEKVYGPEVLTRYNMYMSAMINGEPADGYSSGDAIAAVERVSKEVLPRGFDIEWSGMTREEILSGNQTVYIFLICLLFVYLLLAAQYESFLLPMPVLLSLPTGIFGSYIALVLAGLDNNIYAQVALVMLIGLLAKNAILIVEFAVARNKQGFDIVQAAIEGARQRLRPILMTSFAFVAGLIPLCIASGAGAVGNRSIGTAAAGGMLIGTIFGLIVIPGLYIFFAKLENKKKDEKIKS, encoded by the coding sequence ATGGTAGAAATGTTTATAAGACGAAAGGTTCTTTCGTTGGTTATTTCCATAGTATTTGTACTCCTGGGAATTATGGCACTCCTGAAAATGCCTATCACACAGTTTCCGGACATCGTACCGCCTTCTGTAACTGTTACGGCAAAATATACAGGAGCCAATGCGGAAGTGTCTGCCAATGCGGTGGCGCTTCCTCTGGAAAGGGCAATTAATGGAGTTCCCGGAATGACGTATATGTCTACAGTAACTTCTAATGACGGACTTACCCTTATTCAGGTTTTCTTTGAAGTGGGAACAGACCCGGATGTAGCAGCAGTAAACGTTCAGAACAGAGTGACAACAATTCTTGATGAACTTCCGGAAGAGGTCATTCGTGCAGGGGTAACAACAGAAAAGGAGGTCAACAGTATGCTGATGTATCTTAACATCACCAGTACGGATCCAAGCCAGGATGAGCAGTTTATCTACAACTTTACAGATATCAATGTCCTTCAGGAGCTGAAACGTATTGATGGAGTAGGACGTGCCGAAATCATGGGGCAGAAAGAATATTCTATGAGAGTATGGCTGGACCCGCAGAAGATGGCTGCCTACAATATTTCAGCAGATGAAGTGATTGCCTCCCTGCAAAAGCAGAATATTTCAGCAGCTCCCGGAAAAGTAGGCGAAACCTCAGGAAAAACTTCAAGCCAGCTCCAGTATGTAATCAAGTATAAAGGAAAGTTTTTTGAACCAAAGCAATACGAAGAAATTCCCATCAGGTCTGATGTAGATGGAACGATCTTAAAGCTTAAAGATATTGCTAAAGTAGAATTCGGAGCCATGAACTACGGAATGGTTTCCAAAACAGACGGAAGACCTTCTGCATCTATTATGATGAAACAGCGCCCGGGTTCCAATGCGTCCGAAGTTATCGAAAGTGTAAAAACAAAAATGGAAGAACTGAAAGGATCTTCTTTTCCTCCGGGAATGGAATATAATATGGCCTATGATGTTTCACGATTTCTGGATGCATCCATCAGTGCTGTATTGACAACCCTTATTGAAGCCTTTATTCTGGTAGGGATTGTAGTATTTCTATTCCTTCAGGACTGGCGGTCCACGTTAATTCCTGTTTTGGCAGTCCCCGTAGCACTTATAGGAACTTTCACCTTCATGAATATGCTGGACTTCTCAGTAAACCTGTTAACGCTTTTTGCTTTGGTTCTCGCCATCGGAATTGTAGTAGATAATGCCATTGTCGTCGTAGAAGCAGTTCATGTTAAAATGGAAGAAGGAATGAATGCAATGGATGCTACCATCAGTGCTACTAAAGAAATTGCAGGCGCAGTAGTGGCTATTACCATTGTTATGTCTGCCGTATTTATTCCGGTAGCCTTTCTTGATGGTCCTGTGGGGGTCTTTTACCGCCAGTTTTCATTAACACTGGCAATAAGTATTGTTATTTCAGGAGTAAATGCATTGACGCTCACTCCCGCACTTTGTGCTATTATTTTAAAACCTCATAATCATCATAAAAAGAAAACAATTGTAGACAGGTTCTTCAAAAGTTTTAATATAGGTTTTGACCGGTTAACAAATGGTTATGTTGGCATTTTATCAAAATTTGCAACCAGAACTACCGTTACCTTTGGTCTTTTGTTTTTATTTGTTGCGTTAACGTTTCTGACCAGTAAGTTTCTTCCCACCGGATTTATCCCGATGGAAGACCAGGGGATGGTGTATGTGAGCGTTACAACTCCGCAGGGAGCTACTGTTGAAAGAACAGAAAAGGTACTGGATGAAGTTACTGTAATTGCAAATAAAATAAAAGGTGTAGAAAATGTAACCACACTTGCCGGATACAGTATTGTAACAGAAATCGCTGGATCATCTTACGGAATGGCTATGATCAACCTTAAAAACTGGAAAGAAAGAGATATTTCAGTCAATGATCTGATTGCAGAACTTTCAGAAAAGACAAAAGGTATTTCAGATGCCCAGATTGAAATCTTTGCCCCTCCAACTGTTCCCGGATTCGGAAATACAAGTGGTTTTGAACTGCGTTTGCTGGACAGAACCGGAGGAACTATTGAGAATACAGATAAGATCACTAAGGATTTTGTGAAAAAGCTGAATGAGGCCCCTGAGTTAAAAAATAACTTTACCAGTTTTGATGCCACTTTCCCGCAATACATGATCAATGTAGATTACGATATGGCAGCGAAGAAAGGAATATCTGTAGATAATGCTATGTCTACTTTACAAACCATGCTGGGTTCTTATTACGCTACCAATTTCATCCGTTTCAGCCAGATGTATAAAGTAATGGTTCAGGCAAGTCCGGAACATAGAGATACCCCGGAAAGTATTCTTAATTTATATTTAAAAAACGATAAAGGAGAAATGGTTCCGTTCTCTACATTTATTACCATTGAAAAAGTATATGGCCCTGAAGTATTAACCAGATATAATATGTATATGTCTGCCATGATCAATGGGGAACCTGCGGACGGATACAGTTCAGGAGATGCCATTGCAGCAGTGGAGCGAGTGTCAAAGGAAGTACTTCCGCGGGGTTTTGATATTGAATGGTCGGGGATGACCAGAGAAGAAATCCTGTCAGGAAATCAGACTGTTTACATTTTCCTGATCTGTCTGTTGTTTGTATATCTTTTACTGGCAGCTCAATATGAAAGTTTCCTTCTTCCAATGCCTGTATTACTAAGCCTTCCTACGGGAATCTTCGGCTCTTATATCGCTTTGGTGCTCGCAGGACTTGATAATAATATTTATGCACAGGTTGCCCTGGTCATGCTGATCGGGCTATTGGCTAAAAATGCCATTCTTATCGTAGAATTTGCAGTAGCCAGAAACAAACAGGGGTTTGATATCGTTCAGGCAGCTATTGAAGGAGCAAGACAGCGTCTGAGACCTATTCTGATGACTTCTTTTGCATTCGTTGCAGGACTTATTCCTCTGTGTATTGCATCGGGGGCAGGAGCGGTAGGAAACCGTTCCATCGGTACAGCCGCTGCAGGAGGAATGCTGATAGGTACAATCTTCGGATTGATCGTTATTCCGGGACTGTATATATTCTTTGCGAAACTTGAAAATAAGAAGAAAGATGAAAAGATTAAATCATAG